The Gemmatimonas phototrophica region GCCATCGCCGAGTCGTTGGGTGGGCTCAAGGAGCGTGAAGCGAAGATTCTTCGTCTCTACTTCGGCATTGATGGTGGCGAGGCGATGACGCTCGAGGAAATCGGCGCGGACCTCGGCATCACCCGGGAACGCGTCCGGCAGATCAAGGAAAAGGCGCTGTCGCGGTTGCGTCACGTGAGCCGCGCCAAATCACTCGAAAGCTTCCTCCTATAACATGGCTTCAGCGTATTCATTCGATGTGACCACCGGCTGCGATTTGCAGGAAGTGGACAACGCGGTCAATCAAGCGCAAAAGGAAGTGGCGCAGCGCTTCGACTTCAAAGGCTCGCACATTCTCATCGACTTCAAGCGCGCCGACGCCGTGATTCACATTGAGGCGGAAGGCGAAATGCGGCACGACGCCCTTATCGATGTGCTGCGAGGGAAGCTGATCAAGCGGGGCGTCTCGGTGAAGAATCTCGAGTTCACCGACCCCAAGCCTGGCAGTCACGAGATTCTGCGTTCGGAAATCAAGCTCAAAATGGCGCTGGACAGCGAGACGGCCAAGAAGGTTACGGCCGCGGTCAAAGAGGCCAAGCTCAAAAAGATCACGGCGTCCATTCAGGGTGAGCAGGTACGCATTTCCAGCCCGGACAAGGACATGCTGCAGGAGTGCATAGCGATGTTGCGCGGCGGGGAATTCGGCGTGGAGCTGCAGTTCGGGAATTTCCGGTAGGGGCAGCGGCAAGACCGGCCCGCGGCGTCTGGAGCCTGAGTGCCGCAGGGCACTAGATTCCCGGGATGCTGAAATTCGGGCTGGTCACCCTCGGGTGCGACAAAAATACGGTGGACTCCGAGCGCTATCTCGCGGACCTCGTGGCGCACGGCGCCGAGCCGGTGCAGGACCTGCGCGACGCGGATGTCGTGCTGGTGAACACCTGCGGGTTCATCGATGCCGCCAAGGCCGAGTCCATTGAGGCCATCGTGGACGCGGCGCGCCTCAAGGATGACGGGCAGGTGAAGGCAGTCTTTGCCATTGGCTGCATGGTGGAGCGCCACAAGGACGAGCTGATCGACGCGCTCCCCGAAGTCGACGTGTTTCTGGGGAACTCCGAAACCGACCGCATTGTGCCGGAACTGGTGGAGCGCGGGCTCTTGGGCGGGTCACTGGTGGAGCACCCCGGTGTGCGCCTGTTCAGCGGCGACCTGCCGCAGGTGCGCTACCTCAAGATCTCCGAGGGGTGTGACCACGGCTGCGCTTTCTGCGCCATTCCGCTCATGCGCGGCAAGCATCGGAGCTTTGCGCTGGATGACCTCGTGCGCGAGGCCCAGCTGCTGGAAGCGCAGGGGGCGCGCGAAATCAATCTCGTGGCGCAGGACCTCGCGCATTACGGACGTGATCGCCGCGATGGCAATGCACTCCCCGAGCTGCTCGAAGCGCTCGTGCGCGAAACCACCATTCCGTGGATTCGCAACATGTATCTCTACAGCACCGGCATTACGCCGCGGCTGCTTGAGGTGATTGCGGCCAACGAGCGCATCGTGCGCTGGCTTGATACGCCCATGCAGCACGGCAGCGATGCGGTGTTGGCGCGCATGCGGCGTCCGGAGCGCCAGAAGACCATTCGCGAGCGGCTCGCGCAGTACCGCAGCATTGTGCCCGATCTGGCCGTGCGCACCAGCGTAATTGTGGGCTTCCCCGGCGAAACTGAAGACGATTTCAACACGCTCTGCGACTTCCTCGAGGAGATGCAGTTTGATCGCGTGGGCGTGTTTACCTATTCGCCGCAGGAAGGCACCCGCGCGTTCGCCATGGACGACGATGTGGCCGAAAGCATCAAGCAGGAGCGCAAAGAGCGATTGGAGGAGTTGCAACGCAGTATTACCGCGTCGCGCTACGAACGCTTCCTCAATCGCGAGGCGCGCGTCATGGTGGAGCGGGCCGGCGAGGCGCCCAATGTGTGGGTATGCCGCGCGCCCTGGCAGGCTGATGACATTGATGGGCTCATGCACGTGTCGGTGCCGGAACCGTTGCGGCAGGGCACGCGTCCGGTGCCGGGCGCCATGCTGGATGTGCACGTTGACCAGGTGGTCGACGATTACGATTTCACCGCCACCTTGTTGCGGGTTGCTGATCTGCCCGCGCAGGCAACACCTGTTCGCTCCTCCCGCGCATTGCCGCTGGTGGGGCTCGATACCACGACCGCCGGGAGCTTTGGCCGATGAACGTCTCCAATTCGTTGCGCACCAACAATACGCGCTCCGCTGAAATCATGGCGCGTGCGCGTGGGCGTTTTCCCGGGGGCGTCAATTCGCCCGTGCGGGCCTTTCGCGGGGTGGGCGGAGAGCCGTTTGTCGCCGCACGAGGCAAGGGCGCCTTTGTGTGGGACGCCGATGGAAACGAATACATCGACTACATCCTGTCGTGGGGACCGCTGGTGCTGGGGCACGCGCCGCAGGTGGTGCTCGATGCGCTCGCCAAGGTCATGCAGGATGGGACCAGCTTTGGCATGCCCACCGAGCGCGAAGTGGACTTGGCCGACATGATTGCCGCGCGCATGCCGCATCTGGAGATGGTGCGGTTTACCAGCAGCGGTACCGAAGCGGCCATGAGTATTGCACGGCTGGCCCGGGCCATC contains the following coding sequences:
- a CDS encoding YajQ family cyclic di-GMP-binding protein translates to MASAYSFDVTTGCDLQEVDNAVNQAQKEVAQRFDFKGSHILIDFKRADAVIHIEAEGEMRHDALIDVLRGKLIKRGVSVKNLEFTDPKPGSHEILRSEIKLKMALDSETAKKVTAAVKEAKLKKITASIQGEQVRISSPDKDMLQECIAMLRGGEFGVELQFGNFR
- the rimO gene encoding 30S ribosomal protein S12 methylthiotransferase RimO — encoded protein: MLKFGLVTLGCDKNTVDSERYLADLVAHGAEPVQDLRDADVVLVNTCGFIDAAKAESIEAIVDAARLKDDGQVKAVFAIGCMVERHKDELIDALPEVDVFLGNSETDRIVPELVERGLLGGSLVEHPGVRLFSGDLPQVRYLKISEGCDHGCAFCAIPLMRGKHRSFALDDLVREAQLLEAQGAREINLVAQDLAHYGRDRRDGNALPELLEALVRETTIPWIRNMYLYSTGITPRLLEVIAANERIVRWLDTPMQHGSDAVLARMRRPERQKTIRERLAQYRSIVPDLAVRTSVIVGFPGETEDDFNTLCDFLEEMQFDRVGVFTYSPQEGTRAFAMDDDVAESIKQERKERLEELQRSITASRYERFLNREARVMVERAGEAPNVWVCRAPWQADDIDGLMHVSVPEPLRQGTRPVPGAMLDVHVDQVVDDYDFTATLLRVADLPAQATPVRSSRALPLVGLDTTTAGSFGR